A single genomic interval of Mycolicibacterium sp. MU0053 harbors:
- a CDS encoding phosphomannomutase/phosphoglucomutase, producing the protein MSRSPGFAAAAVHRVIKAYDVRGLVGEEIDAAFVTAVGAAFARLVRDTSSTVAIGYDMRASSPELAAAFADGVTAQGLDVVRIGLASTDQLYFAAGLLDCPGAMFTASHNPAAYNGIKLCRAGAKPVGQDSGLVQIRDDVINGVPHYDGPAGTVTDRDVLADYGDFLRSLVDITGLRPLKVAVDAGNGMAGHTAPAVLGPIEALQVLPLYFELDGTFPNHEANPLDPANLVDLQQFVVSSGADIGLAFDGDADRCFVVDERGLPVSPSAVTAMVAGLELSREIGATVIHNLITSRAVTELIIERGGTPVRSRVGHSYIKGLMAETGAIFGGEHSAHYYFRDFWGADSGMLAALYVLAALGRSDRPLSELTADYERYAASGELNYTVADAPAVVEAVLRWFGNRVHSLDHLDGVTVDLGDDAWFNLRSSNTEPLLRLNVEARTPAEVGDIVGQVEAQIELVAAAALTGPQAVP; encoded by the coding sequence ATGTCGCGTTCCCCCGGGTTCGCCGCCGCTGCGGTGCACCGCGTGATCAAGGCTTACGACGTGCGAGGCCTGGTGGGCGAGGAGATCGACGCCGCCTTCGTCACCGCGGTCGGTGCGGCGTTCGCCCGGCTGGTGCGGGACACGAGTTCGACGGTGGCCATCGGCTATGACATGCGCGCCAGCTCGCCGGAGTTGGCGGCGGCCTTCGCCGACGGCGTCACCGCTCAGGGCCTCGACGTGGTGCGGATCGGGCTGGCCTCCACCGATCAGCTCTATTTCGCCGCCGGACTGCTGGACTGCCCGGGCGCGATGTTCACTGCGAGCCACAATCCGGCGGCCTACAACGGGATCAAGCTGTGCCGGGCCGGTGCCAAACCCGTGGGGCAGGACAGCGGCTTGGTCCAGATCCGCGACGACGTCATCAACGGCGTACCGCACTATGACGGCCCGGCCGGCACCGTCACCGATCGCGACGTGCTCGCCGACTATGGCGATTTCCTGCGGTCGCTGGTGGACATCACGGGGCTGCGGCCGCTGAAGGTGGCCGTCGACGCGGGAAACGGGATGGCCGGCCACACCGCCCCGGCGGTGCTCGGCCCGATCGAGGCGTTGCAGGTGCTGCCGCTGTATTTCGAACTCGACGGCACCTTTCCCAACCATGAGGCCAATCCGCTGGACCCGGCGAACCTGGTGGACCTGCAGCAGTTCGTGGTGTCCAGCGGCGCCGACATCGGGCTGGCGTTCGACGGTGATGCCGACCGGTGCTTCGTGGTCGACGAGCGCGGCCTGCCGGTTTCGCCGTCGGCCGTCACCGCGATGGTGGCCGGGCTCGAGCTGTCCCGCGAGATCGGCGCCACGGTGATCCACAACCTGATCACCTCGCGCGCGGTGACCGAGCTGATCATCGAGCGGGGCGGCACACCGGTGCGTTCTCGGGTCGGGCACTCCTACATCAAGGGCCTGATGGCCGAGACCGGGGCGATCTTCGGCGGCGAGCACTCCGCCCACTACTACTTCCGGGACTTCTGGGGCGCCGACTCCGGCATGCTCGCGGCGCTGTACGTACTTGCCGCGCTGGGCCGTTCGGATCGTCCGCTCTCGGAGCTGACCGCCGACTACGAGCGCTACGCGGCCTCCGGTGAGCTCAACTACACCGTCGCCGACGCACCCGCAGTGGTCGAAGCGGTCCTGCGGTGGTTCGGCAACCGGGTGCATTCGCTGGACCACCTCGACGGTGTCACGGTCGATCTCGGCGACGATGCGTGGTTCAACCTGCGCTCCTCCAACACCGAACCGCTGCTGCGGCTCAACGTCGAGGCCCGTACACCCGCCGAGGTGGGTGACATCGTCGGGCAGGTCGAAGCGCAGATCGAGTTGGTGGCCGCGGCCGCGCTCACCGGCCCGCAGGCGGTGCCGTGA
- a CDS encoding DUF3499 domain-containing protein yields MNVPRRCCRPGCPHYAVATLTFVYSDSTAVVGPLATVAEPHSWDLCVTHAGRITAPRGWELVRHAGPLPTHTDDDDLVALADAVREGQQAAAPAPVHGFSEPAPHQGAAHTGAVLAPPAHRPTGVGRRRGHLRVLPDPSD; encoded by the coding sequence GTGAATGTTCCCCGTCGCTGCTGCAGGCCCGGGTGCCCCCATTACGCGGTGGCGACGTTGACGTTCGTTTATTCGGATTCGACCGCCGTCGTGGGCCCGTTGGCCACCGTGGCCGAACCGCACTCCTGGGATCTCTGCGTCACCCACGCCGGCCGGATCACCGCGCCGCGCGGCTGGGAACTGGTGCGCCATGCCGGTCCGCTGCCCACCCACACCGACGACGACGACCTGGTGGCGTTGGCCGATGCGGTGCGTGAGGGACAACAGGCCGCCGCACCGGCTCCGGTACACGGATTCTCCGAGCCCGCGCCACATCAGGGTGCCGCGCACACCGGCGCGGTGCTGGCTCCGCCCGCGCACCGCCCCACCGGGGTCGGCCGCCGGCGCGGCCATCTGCGGGTGCTGCCCGACCCCAGCGACTGA
- a CDS encoding metallopeptidase family protein, protein MRGPLLPPTVPGWRSRAERFDMAVLEAYEPIERRWHDRLTGLDIAVDEIPRISPRDPDNVQFPPEVIADGPIALARLIPAGVDVRGNSTRARMVLFRKPIERRAKDSLDLGDLLHDILVAQVATFLGVEPTVIDPSIDDE, encoded by the coding sequence GTGCGCGGGCCGCTGCTGCCGCCGACCGTTCCCGGGTGGCGCAGCCGCGCCGAACGGTTCGACATGGCGGTCCTCGAGGCCTACGAACCGATCGAACGCCGGTGGCACGATCGGCTGACCGGGCTGGACATCGCGGTCGACGAGATTCCGCGAATCTCGCCGCGCGATCCGGACAACGTGCAGTTCCCGCCGGAGGTCATCGCGGACGGTCCGATTGCGTTGGCCCGGCTGATCCCTGCCGGGGTGGATGTCCGGGGCAACTCGACGCGCGCGCGAATGGTCTTGTTTCGCAAGCCGATCGAGCGCCGCGCCAAGGACTCCCTGGACCTGGGTGATCTGTTGCACGACATTCTGGTGGCGCAGGTGGCCACGTTCTTGGGCGTGGAGCCGACGGTGATCGACCCGTCCATCGACGACGAGTGA
- a CDS encoding WhiB family transcriptional regulator, whose product MSVVPDNFAPAPATEDEDWQENALCAQTDPEAFFPEKGGSTREAKRICLGCEVRDRCLEYALANDERFGIWGGLSERERRRLKRGII is encoded by the coding sequence TTGAGTGTGGTGCCGGACAATTTCGCACCCGCGCCGGCAACCGAAGACGAGGACTGGCAAGAGAATGCGCTGTGCGCGCAAACCGACCCGGAAGCCTTTTTCCCCGAAAAGGGCGGTTCCACGCGTGAGGCCAAGCGCATCTGCCTGGGTTGCGAGGTGCGGGACCGGTGCCTGGAGTACGCGCTGGCCAACGATGAGCGCTTCGGCATCTGGGGCGGGCTCTCCGAGCGGGAGCGGCGCCGGCTGAAGCGCGGCATCATCTAG
- the cofD gene encoding 2-phospho-L-lactate transferase → MKVTVLVGGVGGARFLLGVQQLLGLGQFAGAQPTDSGDHELTAVVNVGDDAWMHGVRICPDLDTCMYTLGGGIDPDRGWGHRGETWNAKDELARYGVQPDWFGLGDRDLATHLVRSQMLRAGYPLSQVTEALCKRWAPGARLLPASDDRSETHVVITEPGTDERKAIHFQEWWVRYRAKVPTHSFAFVGAEKATATAGVAEAIAGADIVFLAPSNPVVSIGAILAIPGIRGALRSTPAPVVGYSPIIGGRPLRGMADECLSVVGVESTSQAVGRHYGARSATGILDGWLVHQGDQAEIDGVAVRSVPLLMTDPTATAQMVRAGLELVGVAAP, encoded by the coding sequence GTGAAGGTCACCGTACTGGTTGGTGGAGTGGGCGGCGCCCGCTTCCTGTTGGGCGTGCAGCAGTTGTTGGGGCTGGGACAGTTTGCGGGCGCCCAGCCTACCGACTCCGGCGACCACGAGTTGACCGCCGTCGTCAACGTCGGCGACGACGCGTGGATGCACGGCGTGCGGATCTGCCCCGATCTGGACACCTGCATGTACACCCTTGGTGGCGGGATCGACCCGGACCGCGGCTGGGGCCACCGCGGCGAAACCTGGAACGCCAAGGACGAGTTGGCGCGCTACGGCGTCCAGCCCGATTGGTTCGGCCTCGGCGACCGCGACCTGGCGACCCACCTGGTGCGCAGCCAGATGCTGCGGGCCGGCTACCCGCTGTCCCAGGTGACCGAGGCGCTGTGCAAACGCTGGGCGCCCGGGGCCAGGCTACTGCCGGCCTCCGACGACCGCAGCGAAACCCACGTCGTCATCACCGAACCCGGCACCGACGAGCGCAAGGCCATCCACTTCCAGGAATGGTGGGTGCGCTACCGCGCGAAGGTGCCGACCCACAGTTTCGCCTTCGTCGGAGCGGAGAAGGCCACCGCGACCGCGGGTGTCGCCGAGGCCATCGCCGGGGCCGACATCGTCTTCCTGGCCCCGTCCAACCCCGTGGTGAGCATCGGCGCGATCCTGGCGATCCCCGGCATCCGGGGTGCACTGCGCTCGACGCCGGCACCGGTGGTGGGCTACTCCCCGATCATCGGCGGGCGCCCGTTGCGCGGCATGGCCGACGAATGCCTGTCGGTGGTGGGGGTCGAATCCACCTCGCAGGCCGTGGGCCGCCACTACGGCGCCCGGTCCGCGACCGGCATCCTCGACGGCTGGCTCGTGCATCAGGGCGACCAGGCCGAGATCGACGGCGTCGCGGTGCGATCGGTCCCGCTGTTGATGACCGACCCCACGGCCACCGCGCAGATGGTGCGCGCGGGCCTGGAGTTGGTCGGCGTGGCCGCGCCGTGA
- a CDS encoding coenzyme F420-0:L-glutamate ligase: protein MSSTPEHGAASTVEILPVAGLPDFRPGDDLVAAIAAAAPWLRDDDIVVVTSKVVSKVEGRVVPAPTDPEERDALRRKLIDDEAVRVLARKGRTLITENSYGLVQAAAGVDGSNIGSDELALLPTDPDASAAGLRAGLRERLGVSVAIVITDTMGRAWRNGQTDVAIGAAGVPVLYGYAGAADTHGNELLVTEVAVADELAAAADLVKGKLTGIPIAVVRGLRLPDDGSTGKALIRGGEEDLFWLGTAESIELGRRQAQLLRRSVRRFSPDPVDPAVIEAAVAEALTAPAPHHTRPVRFVWVRDTARRTALLDRMKDQWRADLSADGKSAGAVERRVARGQILYDAPEVLIPFLVPEGAHSYPDAARAAAEHTMFTVAVGAAVQALLVALAVRGVGSCWIGSTIFAADLVRAELDLPADWEPLGAIAVGHHPDGPPDPRDPVEADGLLVLR, encoded by the coding sequence GTGAGTTCAACCCCCGAACACGGCGCCGCATCCACCGTCGAGATCCTGCCCGTCGCCGGCCTGCCCGACTTCCGCCCCGGCGACGATCTGGTGGCGGCCATAGCCGCGGCCGCCCCGTGGCTGCGCGACGACGACATCGTGGTGGTCACCAGCAAGGTGGTGTCGAAGGTGGAGGGCCGCGTGGTCCCCGCCCCGACCGATCCCGAGGAGCGTGATGCGCTGCGTCGCAAACTCATCGACGACGAGGCGGTGCGGGTGCTGGCGCGCAAGGGTCGCACCCTGATCACCGAGAACAGCTACGGCCTGGTGCAGGCCGCCGCGGGCGTGGACGGCTCGAACATCGGCAGCGACGAATTGGCGCTGCTGCCCACCGACCCCGACGCGAGTGCGGCCGGGCTGCGCGCCGGGCTGCGGGAGCGGCTCGGGGTGTCGGTGGCGATCGTCATCACCGACACCATGGGACGCGCCTGGCGCAACGGCCAGACCGACGTCGCAATCGGGGCGGCCGGCGTGCCGGTGCTCTACGGGTACGCGGGCGCGGCCGACACCCACGGCAACGAATTGCTGGTCACCGAGGTGGCCGTGGCCGACGAATTGGCCGCCGCCGCCGATCTGGTCAAGGGCAAGCTGACCGGGATACCGATCGCTGTGGTGCGCGGGCTGCGGTTGCCCGACGACGGCTCGACCGGTAAGGCCCTGATCCGCGGCGGCGAGGAGGACCTGTTCTGGCTGGGCACCGCCGAGTCCATCGAGCTGGGCCGCCGGCAGGCCCAGCTGCTGCGTCGCTCGGTGCGCCGCTTCTCCCCCGATCCGGTCGACCCGGCCGTCATCGAGGCCGCGGTGGCCGAGGCGTTGACCGCACCGGCGCCGCACCACACCCGGCCGGTGCGTTTCGTGTGGGTGCGCGACACCGCGCGGCGCACCGCGCTGCTGGACCGGATGAAGGACCAGTGGCGCGCCGACCTGAGCGCCGACGGCAAGTCCGCCGGGGCCGTCGAGCGTCGGGTGGCGCGCGGCCAGATCCTCTACGACGCCCCGGAAGTGCTCATTCCGTTCCTGGTCCCCGAAGGCGCCCACAGCTATCCGGATGCCGCGCGGGCCGCCGCGGAGCACACCATGTTCACTGTCGCGGTCGGTGCCGCGGTGCAGGCGCTGCTGGTCGCGCTGGCGGTCCGCGGCGTGGGCAGCTGCTGGATCGGGTCGACGATCTTCGCCGCCGATCTGGTGCGCGCCGAACTCGACCTGCCCGCGGACTGGGAACCGTTGGGCGCCATCGCCGTCGGGCATCATCCCGACGGTCCGCCGGACCCGCGCGACCCGGTCGAGGCCGACGGGCTGCTGGTGCTGCGATGA
- a CDS encoding NUDIX hydrolase — MTLRDSVITVLSDWAAPDPEQDALRQAVLAFTLAREDACQRACVPGHITASVAVLDQTGTQVLLTLHPRIGRWLQLGGHCEDHDPDIVAAALREGTEESGIAGLDIDPNLTAIHVHPVTCSLGVPTRHLDLQFVARAPAGAEIAVSTESLDLRWWPTDALPADADHALAYLVARASS, encoded by the coding sequence ATGACGCTGCGCGACTCGGTGATCACCGTGCTGAGCGACTGGGCCGCACCCGATCCCGAACAGGATGCGTTACGGCAGGCCGTCCTGGCGTTCACGCTGGCCCGCGAGGACGCCTGCCAACGGGCCTGCGTGCCGGGCCACATCACGGCCTCGGTCGCCGTGCTCGACCAAACCGGGACCCAGGTGCTGCTGACCCTGCATCCGCGCATCGGCCGCTGGCTGCAACTCGGCGGCCACTGTGAGGACCACGACCCCGACATCGTCGCCGCGGCGCTGCGGGAAGGCACCGAGGAGTCCGGCATCGCCGGGCTGGACATCGACCCGAATCTCACGGCCATCCATGTGCACCCGGTGACCTGCTCGTTGGGGGTACCCACCCGGCACCTCGATCTGCAGTTCGTCGCCCGTGCACCGGCCGGCGCCGAGATCGCGGTCAGCACTGAATCCCTGGATCTGCGTTGGTGGCCCACCGATGCGCTACCAGCCGATGCCGATCACGCCCTGGCGTATCTGGTGGCCCGCGCGAGTTCCTGA
- a CDS encoding endonuclease domain-containing protein, producing the protein MPPELRRLFLAQGRVATSAQLLEHLSRRTVQRQLRDAALVKIWPGVYSLGAPDRRTLLRGLDIRCGEPVVACLSTAAAAFGFDTEDVTALHVLNPLGHRLRSAAGLVVHRRAGAPLTIWAGRPVTRPGWTAVEVARTLDRPRALATLDAALRSRTCDRSDLTEAAVAQAGRRGIVLVRDLIPLTRAESESPMESEARLVMVDGGLPEPVLQYEVIDRDGRRWRLDFAWPEHRFAVEYDGFDWHSSTEHLRRDRQKRAALQELGWRVLHLVADDVRSRQASMVRRIGAQLAAAA; encoded by the coding sequence GTGCCACCTGAACTCCGCCGCCTGTTCCTCGCGCAAGGACGCGTCGCGACCTCGGCGCAGCTACTCGAACACCTCAGCCGTCGCACCGTGCAACGTCAACTGCGCGACGCGGCGCTGGTCAAGATCTGGCCGGGCGTCTACAGCCTGGGTGCACCCGACCGGCGGACCCTGTTGCGGGGGCTGGATATTCGGTGCGGCGAGCCGGTGGTGGCGTGTCTGTCGACAGCGGCGGCGGCGTTCGGGTTCGACACCGAGGACGTGACCGCCCTGCACGTCCTGAATCCGCTCGGTCATCGACTGCGCAGCGCTGCCGGTCTCGTGGTGCACCGCCGCGCGGGTGCGCCGCTGACCATCTGGGCCGGGCGGCCCGTCACGCGGCCGGGCTGGACCGCGGTCGAGGTGGCGAGAACGCTGGACCGGCCCAGGGCGCTGGCGACCTTGGATGCGGCGCTGCGCAGCCGGACGTGTGATCGCAGCGACCTCACCGAGGCCGCGGTAGCTCAGGCGGGACGGCGCGGAATCGTCCTGGTTCGCGATCTGATCCCGCTGACGCGCGCCGAGTCCGAGTCGCCGATGGAGAGTGAAGCACGGCTGGTCATGGTCGACGGCGGATTGCCGGAGCCGGTGCTGCAATACGAGGTCATCGACCGCGACGGACGCCGCTGGCGGCTCGACTTCGCCTGGCCGGAACACAGATTCGCGGTCGAGTACGACGGGTTCGACTGGCACAGCTCGACCGAGCACCTGCGCCGAGACCGGCAGAAGCGCGCCGCGTTGCAGGAGCTGGGCTGGCGGGTGTTGCACCTCGTCGCCGACGATGTGCGCAGCCGGCAGGCGTCGATGGTGCGCCGGATCGGTGCGCAGTTGGCCGCCGCTGCCTGA
- a CDS encoding NDP-sugar synthase — translation MSGFDPKKVDAVVLVGGKGTRLRPLTLSMPKPMLPTAGLPFLTHLLSRIAAAGIERAVLGTSYKADVFAEEFGDGSKLGLELEYVFESDPLGTGGGIANVADKLRHDTAVVFNGDVLSGGDLGSMLEFHHGHDGGLTLHLVRVADPRAFGSVPTDENGRVTAFLEKTQDPPTDQINAGCYVFDREIIDRIPRGRAVSVEREVFPVLLSEGVKLYGYVDATYWRDMGTPEDFVRGSSDLVRGIAPSPALPGQRGESLVHDGASVAPGAVLIGGTVVGRGAVIGPGARLDGAVIFDGARVDAGSVIERSIIGFGARIGPRALIRDGVIGDGANIGARCELLRGARVWPGVELPDCGIRYSSDV, via the coding sequence ATGAGCGGATTCGATCCGAAGAAGGTCGATGCCGTCGTGCTGGTCGGGGGCAAGGGCACCCGGTTGCGGCCGTTGACGCTGTCGATGCCCAAGCCGATGCTGCCGACGGCGGGGTTGCCGTTCCTGACGCACCTGCTGTCCCGGATCGCCGCGGCCGGCATCGAGCGCGCGGTGCTGGGCACCTCGTACAAGGCCGACGTGTTCGCCGAGGAGTTCGGCGACGGCTCCAAGCTGGGCCTGGAACTCGAGTACGTCTTCGAGTCCGACCCGCTGGGCACCGGCGGCGGCATCGCCAACGTCGCCGACAAACTGCGGCACGACACCGCGGTGGTGTTCAACGGCGACGTTCTGTCCGGCGGGGACCTGGGTTCCATGCTGGAGTTTCATCACGGCCACGACGGCGGGCTGACGCTGCACCTGGTCCGGGTCGCGGACCCGCGCGCGTTCGGTTCGGTCCCCACCGACGAGAACGGCCGCGTCACAGCGTTTCTGGAGAAAACCCAGGATCCGCCGACCGATCAGATCAACGCCGGCTGTTATGTGTTCGACCGCGAGATCATCGACCGCATCCCGCGCGGGCGGGCGGTGTCGGTGGAACGCGAGGTGTTCCCGGTGCTGCTGTCGGAGGGCGTGAAGCTGTACGGCTACGTCGATGCCACCTACTGGCGCGACATGGGCACGCCCGAGGACTTCGTGCGGGGCTCCTCGGATCTGGTGCGCGGCATCGCCCCGTCACCGGCATTGCCGGGTCAGCGCGGCGAAAGCCTGGTGCACGACGGCGCTTCGGTGGCCCCGGGCGCGGTGCTCATCGGTGGCACGGTGGTCGGCCGCGGTGCGGTCATCGGACCCGGCGCGCGCCTCGACGGCGCGGTGATCTTCGACGGTGCGCGGGTTGATGCCGGTTCGGTGATCGAGCGCTCGATCATCGGGTTCGGCGCGCGGATCGGGCCGCGGGCGCTGATCCGCGACGGCGTCATCGGCGACGGTGCGAACATCGGGGCGCGCTGCGAGTTGCTCCGCGGCGCGCGGGTGTGGCCGGGAGTCGAACTGCCGGACTGCGGGATTCGGTACTCCAGCGACGTGTGA
- a CDS encoding glycosyltransferase family 2 protein, protein MTDELPVVTVTYSPGPHLERFLSSLTVATDRPTSVVIADNGSEDGAPEEAVERYPNARVLHTGANLGYGRAVNRGVAQFESGCGEFVVIANPDVVWSPGSIDALLEVAQRWPKAGAVGPLIRDPDGAVYPSARHLPSVIRGGMHAVVGPFWKRNPWTAAYRQDRETPTERVVGWLSGSCLLVRREAFDQVGGFDERYFMYMEDVDLGDRLARAGWQNVYAPSAEILHDKGHATGRDPARNLAVHHQSTWTYLSDRHSGWRRSPLRWAMRGALAVRSTLVVRRSRREMRRLGG, encoded by the coding sequence GTGACTGACGAACTGCCTGTGGTGACGGTGACGTACTCACCGGGCCCGCACCTCGAGCGGTTCCTGTCGTCGTTGACGGTCGCCACCGACCGTCCGACCAGCGTCGTCATCGCCGACAACGGCTCCGAGGACGGCGCCCCGGAAGAGGCCGTCGAACGCTATCCGAACGCCCGGGTGCTGCACACCGGCGCGAACCTGGGCTACGGACGCGCCGTCAACCGCGGCGTCGCGCAGTTCGAGTCCGGCTGCGGCGAGTTCGTGGTCATCGCCAACCCCGATGTGGTGTGGTCACCCGGCAGCATCGACGCGCTGCTCGAGGTCGCGCAGCGCTGGCCCAAGGCCGGCGCCGTCGGCCCCTTGATCCGCGATCCCGACGGTGCGGTGTACCCGTCGGCGCGGCACCTGCCCAGTGTCATCCGCGGCGGCATGCACGCGGTGGTGGGCCCGTTCTGGAAGAGGAATCCGTGGACGGCGGCCTACCGCCAGGACCGCGAGACGCCCACCGAGCGCGTGGTGGGCTGGTTGTCCGGCTCCTGCCTGCTGGTGCGGCGCGAGGCGTTCGACCAGGTCGGCGGCTTCGACGAGCGCTACTTCATGTACATGGAGGACGTCGACCTCGGGGACCGGTTGGCCCGCGCGGGTTGGCAGAACGTCTACGCACCCTCGGCGGAGATCCTGCACGACAAGGGTCACGCCACCGGCCGCGATCCGGCCCGTAATCTGGCCGTACACCACCAGAGCACGTGGACCTACCTGTCGGATCGCCATTCCGGGTGGCGGCGCAGTCCGCTGCGGTGGGCGATGCGGGGTGCGCTGGCGGTGCGTTCAACACTGGTCGTCCGCCGGTCCCGGCGCGAGATGAGGAGGCTGGGCGGATGA
- the rfbD gene encoding dTDP-4-dehydrorhamnose reductase, producing MSQRIVITGAGGQVGRFLAAQARAAGRPVLALDSAQWNIADPAAAPALTSADVVVNCAAYTNVDGAEQDPETAHAVNATGAGHVARACAAAGARLLHISTDYVFSGDFGGGSARPYELDDTTDPLNVYGRSKLAGEHAVAAALPTATVVRTSWVYTGAAAGSDFAAVMARKAREGQAVDVVSDQVGSPTYTGDLVAALLQIIDDDVQAPLLHAANGGAGSRYEQARAVYAAVGADAELVRPVGTDAHPRPAARPSYSALGAGQSERAGLRPLPSWADAVARALAAV from the coding sequence GTGTCGCAGCGAATCGTCATCACGGGTGCAGGGGGTCAGGTCGGCCGGTTTCTGGCCGCGCAGGCGAGGGCGGCCGGCCGGCCGGTGCTGGCGCTGGATTCCGCGCAGTGGAACATCGCCGATCCGGCCGCAGCACCGGCGCTCACCAGTGCCGACGTCGTCGTGAACTGCGCGGCCTACACCAATGTCGACGGCGCCGAACAGGATCCCGAGACGGCCCACGCGGTCAACGCGACGGGCGCGGGACACGTGGCGCGGGCCTGTGCCGCCGCCGGCGCCCGACTGCTGCACATCTCCACCGACTATGTGTTCAGCGGCGATTTCGGCGGCGGGTCGGCGCGGCCGTACGAACTCGACGACACCACCGACCCGCTCAACGTCTACGGCCGCAGCAAGCTCGCCGGCGAGCACGCGGTGGCCGCGGCGCTGCCCACCGCGACCGTGGTCCGCACCTCCTGGGTCTACACCGGGGCCGCCGCGGGCAGCGACTTCGCGGCCGTGATGGCCCGCAAGGCGCGCGAAGGTCAGGCCGTGGACGTGGTGTCGGATCAGGTCGGCTCGCCGACCTACACCGGTGACCTGGTGGCCGCGCTGTTGCAGATCATCGACGACGACGTGCAGGCGCCGCTGCTGCACGCGGCCAATGGCGGCGCGGGCAGCCGCTACGAGCAGGCCCGCGCGGTGTACGCGGCCGTGGGCGCCGACGCCGAGTTGGTCCGGCCCGTCGGCACCGACGCCCACCCGCGGCCGGCCGCGCGCCCGTCGTACTCGGCGTTGGGCGCCGGTCAGTCCGAGCGGGCCGGGCTGCGGCCGTTGCCGTCCTGGGCGGATGCGGTGGCTCGGGCACTGGCCGCGGTCTGA
- a CDS encoding LCP family protein: MPVRVLRVMSSVIAVAIVLGTGVAWAKIRSFEGGIHHISTAALGGDGDDGAIDILLVGSDSRTDAHGNPLTPEELAVLHAGNDVATNTDTIILVRIPNNGRSATAISIPRDTYVELPDDEGKMKINGVYGDAKLAVMKDLIEVQKMDPLEGEKRGIEAGREALIRTVAKLTGVTVDHYAEIGLLGFSLITDALGGVDVCLKDAVYEPLSGADFPAGWQKLSGPQALSFVRQRHDLPRGDLDRVVRQQVVMASLAHQVISGKTLSSPATLNRLQDAVQRSVVLSEGWDIMSFVDQLQKLAAGNVVFATIPVLDEAGWSDDGMQSVVRVDSTAVKDWVDSLLHNQDEGKTEEISYSPDKTTVDVINDSDVGGLAAAVSTILNGKGFTPGHVGNNDRAPVDHSQIQAAKSDDLGAQAIAEELGLPVVADEAVPEGTVRVVLSYDYTGPGSGLDGYAPELSSSTEASTLQVNSAPAPSPIITAGSDDPKCVN; encoded by the coding sequence GTGCCGGTCCGGGTCTTACGCGTGATGTCCAGTGTGATTGCCGTAGCGATCGTGCTGGGTACCGGCGTGGCCTGGGCCAAGATCCGCTCGTTCGAGGGCGGCATCCACCACATCAGTACCGCGGCCCTCGGCGGCGACGGGGACGACGGCGCCATCGACATCCTGCTGGTGGGCTCCGACAGTCGCACCGACGCCCACGGCAACCCGCTGACCCCGGAGGAACTGGCGGTCCTGCACGCCGGCAACGACGTGGCCACCAACACCGACACCATCATCCTGGTGCGCATCCCCAACAACGGGCGCTCCGCCACCGCCATCTCGATTCCGCGCGACACCTATGTGGAACTGCCCGACGACGAGGGCAAGATGAAGATCAACGGCGTCTACGGGGACGCCAAGCTCGCGGTGATGAAGGACCTCATCGAGGTCCAGAAGATGGATCCGCTCGAGGGCGAGAAGCGCGGCATCGAGGCCGGCCGTGAGGCCCTGATCAGGACCGTGGCCAAGTTGACCGGCGTCACCGTCGACCACTACGCCGAGATCGGCCTGCTCGGCTTCTCGTTGATCACCGATGCGCTCGGCGGCGTCGACGTGTGCCTCAAAGATGCGGTCTACGAACCGCTTTCCGGCGCGGATTTCCCGGCCGGCTGGCAGAAGCTGTCCGGCCCGCAGGCCCTGAGCTTCGTGCGGCAGCGCCACGATCTGCCCCGCGGCGACCTCGACCGGGTGGTGCGCCAGCAGGTCGTGATGGCTTCCCTTGCCCACCAGGTGATCTCGGGCAAGACGCTGTCCAGCCCGGCCACCCTCAACCGGCTCCAGGACGCCGTGCAGCGCTCGGTGGTGCTCTCCGAGGGGTGGGACATCATGAGTTTCGTCGACCAGCTGCAGAAGCTGGCCGCGGGCAATGTGGTGTTCGCCACCATCCCGGTGCTCGATGAGGCCGGCTGGAGCGACGACGGCATGCAGAGCGTGGTGCGGGTGGATTCGACCGCGGTCAAGGACTGGGTCGACAGCCTGCTGCACAACCAGGACGAGGGCAAGACCGAGGAGATCTCCTACTCGCCGGACAAGACCACCGTCGATGTCATCAACGACTCCGATGTGGGCGGGCTGGCCGCGGCGGTGTCGACGATCCTGAACGGCAAGGGCTTCACGCCCGGCCACGTGGGCAACAACGACCGCGCACCGGTCGACCACAGCCAGATCCAGGCCGCCAAGTCCGACGACCTCGGCGCGCAGGCGATCGCCGAGGAACTCGGCCTGCCGGTCGTGGCCGACGAGGCGGTGCCCGAGGGCACCGTGCGGGTGGTGCTGTCCTACGACTACACCGGCCCCGGTTCCGGCCTCGACGGCTACGCCCCCGAGCTGTCGAGTTCGACCGAGGCCAGCACCCTGCAGGTGAACTCGGCGCCGGCGCCCTCGCCGATCATCACCGCCGGATCCGACGACCCCAAGTGCGTCAATTAG